One Mycolicibacterium sp. TUM20985 genomic window, CGAGGTTGAGACGCCCGTCCGGCGCCCGGGCCAGAACCACGTCGGCGACGCGCGCCAGTCGCTGCCCCACCACGTCGACGATCTGGGTGTCGAGGACGTCGCGACCGAGCATGATCTCGTCCGCGAGCAAGGCGTCGGCACCTGAGGTGATCTCACACGCTGTCAATTCGTCTGTGCCGTAGCTTGTTTCGACGTCAACGGTGCGTACCCGATGCACCGCGGTCCATGGCACCAACAGGCTCGGCGCGCGATCACGTTCGACGAGCAGTCGTTGGACCATGTGTGGCCCGGTGTCGTCACCCAGGCGGACCGTCAGATCGTCCAGACGACCGATCGCGGCGCCATCCTTGGTGCGGACTTCCCTGCCGATGACCTGACTGAGCAACCACACCCGAGGCGCTGTTCAGCCGGCAGCATTGGAGTCGAGCGCGGCATCGAACTGAAACCGGCGGCCGGTGACGTTGAGCGGGCGGATTCGCACGAAGTGTTGCTTGGTGGTCGCCGTCCACGACAGCAGTCCGGCACGGTTGGCCTCGTCGAGATCCTCGTCGGACCGCAGCACACTTGCCGATCCCGAGACGATCACGCTCCAGCCCTCGGCAGCGTCGTAGTGATCCGCCTCGAAGAGCACGTCGTGGTTGATCGCGGTGCTGACCAGCTTGGTGCCTTCGGCGGTGCGGAACAGGATGGTGCGGCGCTGCACGGCGAAGTTGACCGGGAAGATCGCCGGGCGACCATCGACGCTGGTGACGAGCCGCCCGAGCGGCATATTGGACAACAGGTCCCAACAATCGGCTACTGACAAAATGGATACTGGCGCAAGCAGGTCAGACATGGCCGCAACGCTAATCGGCGCACCATCCAGGCGACGGGGCACAAGGTCACTTCTTCGGCCTACCAATG contains:
- a CDS encoding pyridoxamine 5'-phosphate oxidase family protein gives rise to the protein MSDLLAPVSILSVADCWDLLSNMPLGRLVTSVDGRPAIFPVNFAVQRRTILFRTAEGTKLVSTAINHDVLFEADHYDAAEGWSVIVSGSASVLRSDEDLDEANRAGLLSWTATTKQHFVRIRPLNVTGRRFQFDAALDSNAAG